The Juglans microcarpa x Juglans regia isolate MS1-56 chromosome 8S, Jm3101_v1.0, whole genome shotgun sequence genome has a window encoding:
- the LOC121243940 gene encoding uncharacterized protein LOC121243940 — protein MKKTKRAVVMESSPYAVYEDPRTRFKHQSLLQDFEELQKETEDMKRKLQIMKQKKLTLSAEVRFLRKRYKHLIANESSNQLPKQDFVQTQKFDIRRTSTTNRKNYSKKEAALRPPVPAPDLNRKERIYNVTEAHLQKPALVFDLNQKARTFNGKGAALQTSAPIFDMSQKERIFSGKDATKRQMTPVFDLNQISTEEELPTDSEPSRKSLLRVGSDEQHNDMKLSICRNIGNGSNRAGKRKISWQDQVALRV, from the exons ATGAAGAAAACGAAACGGGCTGTTGTTATGGAGTCTTCTCCATATGCTGTGTATGAGGACCCAAGGACCAGATTCAAGCACCAGAGTCTTTTGCAGGACTTTGAAGAATTACAGAAG GAAACAGAGGACATGAAGAGGAAATTGCAGATAATGAAACAGAAAAAATTGACCCTTTCCGCGGAAGTCCG ATTTCTGAGGAAACGATACAAACACTTGATTGCAAACGAGTCTTCCAACCAACTGCCAAAGCAAGATTTTGTGCAAACCCAGAAATTTGATATCCGACGCACTAGTACTACAAATAGAAAGAACTACAGCAAAAAAGAAGCTGCATTACGGCCACCAGTTCCAGCCCCTGATTTGAACCGAAAGGAAAGGATATACAATGTGACAGAAGCCCATTTGCAGAAACCAGCTCTGGTCTTTGACTTGAACCAGAAAGCTAGGACTTTCAATGGAAAGGGAGCTGCTTTGCAAACTTCTGCACCAATATTTGATATGAGCCAGAAGGAAAGGATCTTTAGCGGAAAAGATGCCACCAAGCGACAGATGACTCCGGTTTTTGACTTGAACCAGATTTCG ACAGAGGAGGAACTACCAACTGATTCTGAGCCATCAAGGAAAAGCTTACTTAGGGTTGGAAGTGATGAGCAGCACAATGATATGAAGTTATCGATTTGTAGGAATATCGGAAATGGATCCAATCGAGCAGGGAAAAGGAAGATTTCATGGCAAGACCAGGTGGCTTTGAGAGTTTGA